One Mugil cephalus isolate CIBA_MC_2020 chromosome 12, CIBA_Mcephalus_1.1, whole genome shotgun sequence DNA segment encodes these proteins:
- the ftcdnl1 gene encoding formiminotransferase N-terminal subdomain-containing protein, translating into MASASLGRQLVACLLNVSEARSKDLVETVARAALYNSEGVRREGTTVLNIFNDHDYNRSVITIVASIHSVTEAVLSACEEACGLIDMRAHTGVHPCMGSVDLVPIYPLGEEVGVEDCAKEARAVARGLTERVRGTSAFLFGWADAPLQRGLAHRRKEMGWFKKTTDLLTIRPDVGPPPQKRFGLTGVGASPYVMNCNVTIDTQDMAVGRSIATAIRESTPGGLPGVQVLALPHEGAVEIACNVESVKGVAPSHLTGGEPWPSFSVDGQTYCHAPASCITARVAELAERQGVGTKGTALVGFTPRECRGYAEFALSQGIAEFWKEQRRIRM; encoded by the exons ATGGCCTCAGCCTCGTTGGGCCGACAGCTGGTGGCGTGTCTCCTCAACGTCTCTGAGGCTCGCAGCAAAGACCTGGTGGAGACCGTGGCTAGAGCAGCCCTGTACAACTCTGAAG GCGTCAGACGAGAGGGAACCACGGTGCTGAACATCTTCAATGATCACGACTACAACCGCTCCGTCATCACCATCGTAGCCAGTATCCACTCAGTCA CGGAGGCGGTTCTGTCTGCATGTGAGGAGGCGTGTGGGCTGATTGACATGCGCGCCCACACAGGGGTCCACCCGTGCATGGGCTCCGTCGACCTCGTACCCATCTACCCCCTCGGGGAGGAGGTCGGAGTGGAGGACTGTGCTAAAGAGGCTCGAG CTGTGGCTCGGGGACTAACGGAGAGGGTCCGGGGCACCAGTGCCTTCCTGTTCGGCTGGGCGGACGCCCCCCTGCAGCGAGGCCTGGCCcacaggaggaaggagatgggCTGGTTTAAGAAGACGACCGACCTGCTGACCATCAGGCCCGACGTGGGGCCACCGCCACAGAAACGGTTCGGCCTCACAG GTGTCGGGGCCAGTCCATACGTCATGAACTGCAACGTCACCATCGACACCCAGGACATGGCCGTGGGTCGCAGCATCGCCACGGCCATCAGGGAGTCCACCCCGGGGGGTTTGCCCGGCGTGCAGGTGCTGGCTTTGCCTCACGAGGGCGCTGTGGAAATCGCTTGCAACGTGGAGAGCGTGAAGGGGGTCGCGCCCAGTCACCTGACCGGAGGTGAGCCGTGGCCGTCCTTCAGCGTGGACGGGCAGACGTACTGCCACGCGCCGGCCTCCTGCATCACAGCCAGGGTGGCCGAGCTGGCCGAGAGGCAGGGGGTCGGCACGAAGGGCACCGCTCTGGTCGGCTTCACCCCCCGAGAGTGCAGGGGCTACGCTGAGTTTGCGCTCTCTCAAGGGATCGCTGAGTTCtggaaggagcagaggaggatcCGTATGTGA